The DNA sequence ACGGCTTCGTCCCCGACCTCTACCCCCACCTTGCACGGGCGAAGGTCGCCATCCTCCACGGCGGTCTGACCAGCCTGCATGAGTCGCTCTTCTTCGGAAAACCCGTAGTCGTCGTTATCGACCCCCATCATCCGGAACAGGGGAACAATGCACGAAAGATCCAGGATATGGGCGCAGGGGTGATTGTGAGGGGCGATACGGCGACCGAAGATAACCTGGAAGCGGCCATCGATGCCGCAGCGGCCCTGCGGCCTCCGGGGGTGGCCCACCTCTTCGGGCACCAGGATGGGAGGACCGGAACCCTGCGTGTCATCGAGGAGATCCTGTAAATACCTGCAGAAACCATTTTTCTTCAGAAATGTCCCCACCGGCGAAACGCCGGAAAACGGGAGAGTTGCATACAATGGACAATGGCTGGAAGCTACTTATCGGCATCATCCTGGTGACCGGGTGTATTATCGGCGCAATCATACTGGTGGCGGGGATGTTTTATCCCGCCGGGTTTGAGGCGACGGGCATCGTAATCGAAAGCACCTATACCTATGATCTGACGATCACAAACGATCATGACCTCGACGGGCTCGAATTGATGGTGCCCCTGCCGTCGAGAAATGGCGATACACCGCTGGGCAATGCCATCGTCTCATCCGGGGAGGCGTTATACCCGGAGGGATGGGACGTCATCCTGGTCGGCGATAGCGGGGCGGCATTTCTGAAGGTTCGTGCGGATCACCTTCCGGCCGTCGCCGCCCCGTACCACCTGACAGCGACGGTTACGGCATCATCCCTCATCGACACACAGAACCCCCTCAATGACCCCTGGCAGATTTCGCCTGCTTCCGCGGTACAACAGGACAATATGGGCATTACATATTCTTCCACCGTCTACGCACGATTTGACGCCCCCGACGATGCCGTCACCTCGATTGTCACAACCTCCGCCGGAGAGAATTCATGGCGGTATCCTCTCGCAGGCGGCAATTCATTCACCAACCGGCTGGGAATCTCCCTCATCGGCCCGGCATCCGGGTGGCATACGGCAGACGGCCTGATTACGGCAGGTCTCGGAAAGTACACCCTTCTCTAAAGAGAGAAGAAAGAGAGAGCAGAGGCGCTCCCGGGAGGAGCGTTGATCCATTCATTTTTCATACAAAGTGCGCAATAGTTCAGACAGGTGAAACGAAATGGAATACACGATCATCGGTGAAAATCTCCAGATGGTGACCTGCACCCTTACCGCCGGCGAACACATCAATGCGGAGGCCGGTGCGATGGTGAACATGAGCGGGAACATGACCATGTCGACCGCTGCAAAGGGCGGCGTCTTCAAGGGCCTCAAGCGCATGGTCACCGGGGAGAGTTTCTTCATGACCGATTTCACTCCCGAAGGCGACGAAGGCTTCGTCTCATTTGCCGGAAACGTGCCGGGAAAGATCTTCACCGCACAGATAGGTGAGGGAGAATTCCTTGCGCAAAAGGATGCCTTCCTCTGTGCCGAGGAAGGCGTCGACCTCGATATAGCCTTTACCAAAAAACTACGTTCGGGCGTCTTCGGCGGTGAAGGGTTCATCCTCCAGCGTTATAGCGGGAAGGGCACCGCCTTTCTCCACTGCTGCGGCGATCTGATCACCATGACCCTTGCACCGGGCGAAACGGTCCGGGTCGAGACCGGTCTCGTCGTAGGCTTCGACGCCTCCGTCGACTACTCCATCGAATTTGCCGGGGGGGTAAAGACCGTCCTCTTCGGAGGGGAGGGGCTCTTTTTGACCACCCTCACCGGACCAGGAACAATCGTCCTCCAGTCGATGGACATTGCAAAACTGGCGGCATCCCTCATCCCCTATCTTCCCGTGCAGACCTCGGGAAACAACCGGTGACCTGACAGGATATGGATACCGCAGAGATCATGAACGGCACGATGGTCATCCACGGACCGGAGGCCTTCGACAGCGGCGACGTCGCAAGGGCAGTGGAGCGTCTGCATCCGTCACGAATCATCGTCTCCGGCATCATGGGGCGAACCGCCGCCGAGGAATCCGGCATCCCCTGTGAATTCATCACCGTTCCACCGTCCCTGGTCCTTCGCCATCTTCCAAACACAGAGCGCCCGTACCTCCTCAACCACGCGAAATCCTCCGAATCAGCCCGGGTATTCGGAAGTATCGTTGCCGGACGCACAGGGAGGGGACTCATCCAGGTGGAAGGCACCGACGGCACGGTAATTGCATGGGACGGGGCCGATCGGACCTATGCAGGCGAACTCGCAGCACGCATGGAATATGGGGCGGAGGCCGCTTCATCCTCCCCCCCTGACGCTGCCGGCCCCACCCGGACCATCCGGGGATGCATCCCCGGCGAACCGGTCTTTGTCAACGGGATCATCATAGGGACGGCGACCGCACCCTCCGCGGTGATTGGTGTCAGGGCAGGTGAGATCATTGCCATCGACGGCATCACCCTCAAGCCCCACGGGGTGGAGAAACTGATGCGTCAGGGCCTTCCCGACCTTGCAGCGGCATGGTGCAAATCAGGAGGAGTCCGTAACGCCGGGCCTGTGGCAACGGGTCGCTGCAGTAACCGCGGGATAATCACCGTCATCGACCATGCGGGATGCGATCTCTATGAGCATATCGGTGAGGAGACCTGCGGCGTTCTCGCCATCGGCGATGATACGACCGCAGTCTGCGGACACATCTGCGCCCACCGCGGCATACCCGTCTTCGGCGTGACGGACGGGGACGCCGACGGAATCATCAGCCCGTCCTACTGCACCGGGTCGGTGGTCGTCCATGTCATCTCCGGGCGGGATGATGACCTCGGCAGGGAGATTGCCGCGGGCATCCCGGATGGGCATCACATATGGGATGAATGGGTGCAGGACGTCATCGACCGGTTTGAAGGACAGGTCCGGGTGGTCCGCGATCTCAGGTGCGCATGAAACGACTCTGCCCCGAATGCAAGGGACGCGGCATGTGCGGACTTCCCCGCTGCCCAATCACCTCCCGATTCTACGAATCCGTCCGGGTAAGGCAGTCGGATTCATACATGGGGGCATCGCCCTCGGTCTTCGTCGGCACCAGGGGGTACCCGCGCATGCAGGCGGGCCCTCTCCTCGTCGATGACCCGGATGCCCCGCCGTTATGGGTCCGTGAGGGGTATTCGATTGATGACATCGTGGGCATCCGGGCCCGGACCATTCGTGGTGCGGGGGAGACGGGGAGACACCTCGACAGGGTGCAGGAGATCGCCCTTTCGGCAACACCCCTTGATGTGGAGGTGGCCTTCACCCGGCCGGTGTCATTCAACCTGACCTTTGACGGGACACTGACACCGGTCGGCCTCCATGGCGAGATGACGCGGATGGATGTCCTGGAAAATGCCCGGACACCGCGACCGGTCGAACGGGCGGTCGCCGACACTGACCTGAAGGCAACCGATGCCGTGCGCACTCTCTATGCCGAGGGAGTCGATGTCTACCATATCACGCAGCTTCTCACTTCCGGTCTCCTCGGCGTCCGCCGAAAGGCAGTTCCGACGAGATGGGGCATCACTGCGGTGGACGACATGCTGGGCAACGGACTGAAGCAGACGACGGGCAAAAACCCTCCTCTCGAAGAGTACCGTGTCTTTTCCGGGACCATCTACGGCAATCAGATCGTCTGCATTCTTGCCCCCGGCGCCTGGAATTATGAAATGATCGAGATATGGGGAGAAGGGAGCCTCTGGGGAAGTGATGGCGACACAATCGTCGTGGACGGAGAACGGCGAAAGAAACAGGGGTATTCCCCCATTGCCGGTGCATATTATTCCGCCAGGCTCGCTGTCCTCGATTATCTTGACGGGATTGGCAGAACAGCCCGGGCCATTGTCATCAGGAACGTCTCCTCCGCATACTGGGCCCCCCTCGGCACGTGGGTCATTCGCGAGGCGGCACGCCTCTCGATGCAGTCGGACCCCCTCGTCTGTCCGTCCCTCCGCGAGGCGGCCGCCGCGGCATCGGCATGCCTTGGATCAACAAAATGGGAAGGATATTCAACCCTCATGCGCGAAATCGAGTCCCAAAGAACCCTCTTTGACTTCAACAAATGAAGGGCATATATATATCCCACCGATATAACATCTTAATTGATATGAAACGGAATCACCCAGCATTCCTGAGTGCACTGCTCTTCATTGCGATGATCCCGGGAGTTCAGGCACTGGATTCGTCCCACGTCTACAGTACCCTGAGTCAGAACCAGTACCTGACAATCGCGGTTGCCGGTCTCGTTCTCTTCGCAATATTCATTGCGGTTCTTTATATGATAGGCTCCCGCCATGCGGTCAGGACAAAGATGAATCCCACCGTCCGGCCGATCTTCGGCATTCTTGCAGTCATGTATCTCCTGACCGGGACGCTCCTGCTCTTCATCGCAGGTATTGTTCTCATTGAGCCGTTTTCAGACACCGCGGCATTTGATGAAGTCGTCCTCAACTTCCAGTATTACTTCCCAAACATCGTCTTCGGTATCATCGCCACTGCTGCAGTCGGGCTCATTCTCTATCTCGCGGGCATCTATACCATCTTCATGATCAAGGACACCCCGGAGGTTAAGGATCTGCGAACCAAGGACTACCATATTCAGGAGACCGGGGACATCGATGAGAAGACAGCGATAAAGCAGCCATATTCGAATCTCAGCTATCGGGTGCTGTCCTGGGAGACGGGCGAACCGCTGGTGGACGGGAAGGTCAATCTCGAGACCACCGGAGGTGTCCTTGTCATGGTCAAATATACGGATTTTCAGGGAGACGTTAATTTCGGGAAACTCAAAGGCACCAACGATGACTATTACCCGTATGTGGACGGGGATAAGGACCGGCAGGATTACCGGGTCATTGCCACCATCACATAGACGACTGCCGGGTAAACCGTTCCTGTATCAGGGCGAGGGATTCCACCTCGTCGACCCCTTTGTCATCCCGCATCCTGATAAACCGGGGGAATCGAAGCGCAAATCCCCCCTCATAATTCGGGCTTTTCTGTATCTCAGCATACCCCACTTCAAAGACCAGTTCCGGTTCAAAATAGACGGTCTTTCCTTCCGATGACACGACCTTGTCCTTCAGAAGTTCATAGACCTCGGCCAGCATTTCATCGGAAAAGCCCGTTGCGACCTTTGAGACGGGGATCAGTGTACCCTCATGGTTGCAGGCAAGGAGGAAGGAGCCGAAGAGTCTGGCCCGCCGCCCTTCACCCCACTCCGCGCCAATGACCGCAAGATCGATGGTATCGACGGCGGGTTTGATCTTTATCCAGTCTTTTCCACGGACACCCGGAGTATACTCCGACGTGGGCACCTTGATCATGATCCCCTCATGCCCTTCGTCGAGTGCCCCACGATAAAATGCCTCGATCTCCGCTTCGTCCCCACTGACAAGCTGAGGGGCGACGAAATCGCTCACCGCCTCTTCCAGACGTTTTCTCCGCTCCCCGAACGGGAGACCAATCAGGGTCTCCCCGTCGATCCATATCAGGTCAAAGACGTTCGGTACGAGAGAGATCTCCTCGATATGCGAAGCAACGTCATGTTTTCTCCGGAAGCGGCGCAGGACATACTGGAACGGCAACGGCCGCCCGTCCTTCACGGCGATGACCTCGCCATCGAGAATCAGGTCGTGAGGAGTCGCCGCGGAAAGCATTTCAACCACATCCGGTATCGCACCCGTCACCTCCTCGAGTTTGCGGGAATACATCCTGCATTCCCCGCCCTTCTTATGGAACTGGAACCGCGTCCCGTCGTATTTGTATTCCGCGGCAAGGTAATCCGTCTCCTCCAGCATGGCGGCGATTGTCCCCTGTTTGGCAAGCATCATCTTCACCGGCCGGAAGAGCTCGACCCGGACCTCCGCAAGGGCCTCGTCTCCCTGCCGGGCAAGGACCCCCACTTCCCCGAGATCATTTGCTGCCTGGTAGGCGTGCTCGACCCGTTCCGATGAAACGCCAAAGGCGGCGGCCACTGCGTCCCTCATCGTGCCTTCGCCGATACCGATGCGGAGTTCCCCGAGCATCAGGCGGGCCAGGTAACGCCCCTCAAGTGGCGTTGCATTGGCAAAAAGGCGCCGCACCACCCTCAGTTTCTCCTTCTGCGAACGCGATCCCTCGATGCGGGCCAGCGTAGTGAAATCCTGATATACCTCTCCAAGGGTGAGCGGGGTCGTAAAAAACGACGTCTGCTCCTTTCGTGCGAGAAGGTGCTCCACCGCCCGGCCGGGATCGCCCCCTTTGTTTACCTCCCTGATAACCGCGGCACGGTCCTTTCCCGTCACATAGCCGACCGCATCATAGACATGGTTCGGTCCGATGCCGATCTTCTCCTGGCTCCAGTCGGGAAAGATGCGCCCCATCAGGAAACGAATCAGGACGGAAAGATCGTGTTCATCCGCTGCCTCGAGGGCCTCCCTGACGATAGCAGTCATATCAATACGCCCGGGGACATCTTCCAGGCGGTTGCATATTGTGGCAAATTCTGAAAAATCCATGCTCTTATACCTCGAACGAATCGGAGATCGTATGCTGCCGGGCCACTCCGACGTCCAGGTTCCCGGCATAGAGGCCCACACCTTCATGAGCCGTGGCAAGGGCCTTTTCCGGGGTATTGTTCTCCTCGCTCAGGTGGGCAAGCACCACATGGCTAAGGCCGTCACAGAGTTCCCGCAGCACCGCCGCAGCAGCGGGGTTGGAGAGATGACCCCGCTCCCTATCGGCAATTCTCCGTTTCAGAAATGCGGGATACCGGCCTTCTGCAAGCATTAACGGGCAGTGATTGCTCTCGAGGATCACCGCATCGCACCGCTTCAGATACGAGAGCATGCCGGAGGTGACCATGCCGGTATCAGTGCAGACTCCCACGGTCACATCACCTTCACGGATGCAAAAGCCCGAGGGTTCTGCCGCATCATGGGATGTGCGAAATGCGGTCACGAAGAAGTCTCCGCACGCCACCTCCGCACCCGGGAGGACGGCATGCATCGACAATGCACCGGGTTTTTTCAAAGTCCCCCCGAGACCCCCGAGCGTCCCCTCCGTCCCGTAGACGGGCACGCCGCTTCCCCGGCAGAATACATCCGCCCCGCGGATATGATCCGAATGTTCATGCGTCAGAAAGAGGCCTTCCACATCCCCTGCATCGGCACCGGCCTCCGCCATGCGGCGCCGGATCTCCCGGTTGGAGATGCCGGCATCGACGAGGATGGTGCCGGACCCCCCCTCGACGCAGATACAGTTCCCCTTGCTTCCGCTCGCGAGGACCGTGATCTTCATTGGTCAGTATGTTGTCGCCCGGACGGTATTATATGTCCCCATCCGGTCGTCCTTCGGGGTTGATTTATTCCATGGCGGTGGTTTTCATCTCACTGCCGTCTGCCATCAGGTCACCATTCCGGCGGTTGCGAACCGGCTACTTCGCCCGGATAACGGTCCCCACCCTTTCGCCGGCAAGCGCCTTTGTGAGGGTGCCGGGGACATGCCCGTTGATGATGTTGATCTTTTGGAGACTTTTCGAGTGGGGGAGGAGTTCCACCACCTTGCGTTCGAGGACCATGTCATCCATATTCAGATCAAGGAGTTCGGTTGCAGTGATATCCGTTATCAGATTCGCATCCGGGTTGATGAATGGGTTTTCCGTATAAAGACCGTCGACATTTTTGACCATGATACAGCTCCTTGCGCCTAAAACCTCGGCAGCAAGATACGCCCCGGTATCGGTGCGGTGCTGAGGGATCATGCTGCCTTTGGAGGGTTCTTCATACAACCCGTAGGGCGGCGTGCCCGCCATCACCGGGATCATTCCCATCTTTATGAGCATCGGGATATTCATCAGATCATCCGCCTCGATGCGCACTCCCCCATATTCTGAGAGAAGGGTTGCAACCATGATGGAATTCTGCTTGGATATTTCTGCCGAGAGATCGGCCAAAATGCCCGTCGGCATCCCAAGGTCTACGCCGACGTCCATCACATGCCTGACCCTGACACCGCCCCCGACAACTACGAGTATCTGATGGGTCTTCGCAAGCTCCGCCACCTCCTCAAGAAGCGGCAGGACCACCTCTGAACCGAAGTCGATGGTGCCATGCCCGCCGATCTTCACTACATTAAGATCAGGAGCAATCTTCACCTGGATCTCATATTCCGAACCATACTTCAAAGATTTCCTGACAAGGGTCTCCCCCTGAAATCTGTTGGCAAGCTCCCATCGTTTCGTCATCGTATCACTACCTAAAAGGTTATATCAAAAAAGATATAATTAGTGGCCTAACCAGTTGTTATATCAACTGATTACCCCATGCCAAACCCACGGCACTCAGAAGGTCACCCGTCACAGAAGATGATGGACCGTTCAGACGGGCAAATATCCGGGTTTTGAGCCAAATCAGGTACTTTTTGTCGGCATCTTTGTCCCATCCAGTGACGGGAAACCTATAAATCTACACAGTGCCATGTGGGTTCATTGCCAAAACGGCAGCAAAGAGGTGAATGCGATGAAAATTTATGCACGTGCACGACAAAAAGTCGGCGAGGGTGTCAAACAGCCCAAGTACAGGGTTGTTGCGGTGACTGGGGACAAGGACGACAAGTTCAAGGTGGAAGCGGTTCACTTCCGCAAGATCGAACTTGAGCAGATTGCCAAGGACACCGGCGGCGAGATCGTCTGGCTCGAACCGATGTCCGAAGAAGAAAAAGGGAAGATGAAGTAAATCATTTATCCCTAACATCAACCCCTCTATTTTATGGTTTTATACTCCCACGTAATATCATCCAATGGCGACTCTTGATGTCCCCCGCATTTTGTACGCGGCAGCAACGATCCTCATCCAGGAGGACCGGAGGCTTTCCGTCGAATTCGGAGATGGTGAGATCAGGATAAAGTTCCCTACCACCCGCCGCCTCGCACAATATCTCAATGTTCCCCATTACTATGTCCTTCCGTATTTTTCCACGATGGAGGATGAACACCTGATCCGGCGTGAGGAACGGGTGGGCATCTCGACGACCACGGCAGGTACATCATTGTTCTTTTCGATGCTCGACGAAGGACTGAAGGCCTCCGCTGAGGAGCTCCTCGGCAACGAAACCTTTGATGCACTCTGTAGCCGGGTTGCAGCCTGTTCGGGGAACGTATGAACAGCGCCCATAGGCGTGACATAAACGAACGATCGCCATCCAACCGCACAAAACCATAATCCGGACCTGATACACGGATGGAGGATAATCCTGCCATCCAGCGGAGAAAGAAATGCAGCACGACACTGAAGCACCACCCCTCCGGTTCGATTTCGGGGAACTTGCAGGATCAGTGGGGGATTTCGGCACCATCTTTCCGATCGTCCTCGGTGTCGCACTGGTGACCGATCTCAATCTCAGTACAATGCTTTTCTTCTTCGGGCTCTGGTTCATCATCGCCGGATTCTACTATCGTCTTCCCATTCCGATTGAACCGATGAAGGCCATCGGGGCGATTGTGATTGCAGGGTCCCTCACCTCCGCCGAGGTGGCGGCATCCGGGCTCATCATCGGCATATTCTTCCTCGCGGCGGGTCTCCTGAAGGGGATGGGCTGGCTGCGGAGGTACATCCCGCAAAGCGTGATTCGCGGCGTCCAGGGGGGACTGGCACTCATTCTCCTCCGAACGGCAGTGGGGTACGGCACGGATGATATCCTCCCCTTTGTTCTTGCCGTGGCGATTATCATCGGATTCTTCCTGCTCGCGCGAAAGACCCGTATCCCCGATATCTCGGCACTCCTCGTCATCGCCCTCGGATTTGCGGGCGGCATATATCTCTCGGGGATACCGGAATTTGCTGCCCCGGCCCTTCCCGTATTCTCCCTCCCGCCGCTCTCCCTGTATCCATCGGTCACCTGGGATCTGGTTCTCCCCCAGATCCCCCTCACTATCACGAATGCCATCCTTGCCACTTCCCTTCTGACGATGGACCTGTATAAGCGGGATGTTGAACCGGACAAGTTGTCAGTGACCATCGGCCTGATGAACCTCGTCTCAGTACCGTTCGGCGGCATGCCGATGTGCCACGGAGCAGGAGGACTTGCCGCCCAGTATCGGTTCGGCGCCCGTACGGGAGGTGCAAACGTGTATGCAGGGGTTCTCCTCTTCGCCCTCGCCCTGCTCTTTGCGTCCTCGGATATGCTTGCCCTCTTCCCCACGGGGATATTCGGAGCACTGCTCGTCTTTGTGGCAATCGAACTCGGCCGCCACAGCCTGAAGACCGAGTCCTGGCTGGTCTCGGGCATCATGGTCATTCTGGCGTTTTTCGCAGGTATGGCAGTCGCATTCGTCGTCGGTCTCATTCTCGCATATATTCTGCAATGGCACACGAAACGAACGACCGAAGATACCGCAAAATAAAAAAAATCGGGAAGTCCTGATCCTGCGTCAGGATTGACTTCCGTCTGCATTCAGAAGGGGCGCCGCCACCACCGCATCCGCCGGGCACCACAGGGAAATCTGCATTCCTTCCTTCAGGTCGTGCCGGATCACCTTGCTCCGGTGAACATCGGCAATGACAGGGAAAAATGGGGTTTCAAGCGTCATTCGCACCATTGCACCGTCGGAGAGCATGGAGATGATCCTCCCGCTGATGATATTCTCTTCCCGACCGGGGGGAGGAACAGGTGAGATGCGCACCTCATGGGCCCGGATGCATGCGGCCACCGCATCACCCTCATGAAATCCACGATCCGGAGCCCGCAGGAGACATTCTCCGCTTCGTATTGTCACGTACCCTTCTGCGACGCTCTCCACCGAGCCGTCGAAGATATTCTCCATTCCGACAAACCTGGCGACCTCACGTATGGGAGGGGCGGAGAAGATCTCCTCCCTTGTCCCTTCGGCTACCAGGTGCCCGTCGATGATGACCGCGACCCGCGTTGCGAGACGGAGGGCCTCTTCCCTCGAATGGCTTACATGCACGACGGTAAGGCCATACTCCTCACGGATGCGGGCGAGTTCGATAATGAAGAAGTCACGGGTGAGGGGGTCCAGCGCTGCGAGAGGCTCATCGAGGAGGAGGACATCCGGTTCCACCACAAGCGCCCTGGCAAGCGCCACCCGCTGCTGCTCGCCCCCGCTCATTGTCCGGGGGAGGCGATGGGCAAGGGCGGTGATGCCGAACCGTTCCATAATCTCACAGACGCGTTCCTTCGACTTTTCCGGGGGCACCTGCTGCATCTTCAGGCCGAATGAAATATTCTCCTCCACCGTCATGTGAGGGAAGAGGGAATAGTCCTGGTACATCAGCGAGATCCTTCGCTCCTCGGGAGGAGTGTTTCTGACATCATTGTGCCGAAGAAGAATCCGCCCATCATCGGGTTTGTGCAGTCCCGCAATCGCCTCCAGAAGAACGGTCTTACCCGCTCCCGACGGACCGATGATGAAGAAATATTCGCCTCTGTGGATATGCAGAGAGACATCCTGCAGGGAGAATTCGCCCAGCTTGAGTGACACACCATCAAATTCTATCATCGTATTTCCCCATGAACCGCGTCAGGAACCTGAGCACGGCAAAGACCGCAAGACAGACGATGAGAAACACGAATGCGACGCTCCGCGACTCCTTGATGCCGTGGGTAGTGAAGGTATAGTAGATCACCGTCGAGATCACCATCGGATAATATGCAATCATGATGATCGCCGCAAACTCGCCGATGGCACGCCCCCATGCCAGAATGGCACCCGAATAGATATGCCGAACCGATAGCGGCAGTACAACCCTGGCAAACGCCTGAAAACGGCTTGCGCCAAGCGTACGCGCTACATTTTCGATATGGAGCGGCACATTCTCAAAGCCCTCACGAACGCTGTTGATCAGATATGGCGATGAGACAAAGACCATCGCAACGACAATGCCCGGATAGGCGTCCTCAAAAAATATCCCTGCAGAAGCAAGGGGTGCACCAATAATCCCCCGCTCCATGAAGAGGAGGTAGACCATGATACCTGCGATCGTGTGCGGGAGCATCAGCGGGAGATCCACAAGACTCTCCACGATCCCCTTGCCGCGGAAATTCATCCGTGCGAGGATGTAGGCGAGGGGGATGCCGAAGACGAGCAGGATGAGGACCGCATTGAGGCCGGCCCCCATGGTCAGGAGAATCGAATCCACCACCCGTTCCTGGGCCGCGACCTGCAGAAGATGCGAAATGTCACCGAATTCAGGGACGGCAAGGGAGAGAATAGCCAGCAGTGTGATGACGACGATCAGCGAACCGGTCAGGGCGAAGGAGATCAGGCATGCATCGGGCAGGCGATGTGATGAACGGAATGACGGCCACCACGACTGATCTCCCTTCATCATCTGCACCGTTTAAAAATAAGATTAGAGAAGTTCCACATACGGGAGAAGACCCTCGGGAACGTCACCATATCCACCTGCGGGGATGATCGGCGGCTGTCCCTGGGATGCCATAATGTCATTGCCGGTTTCGGTAATAAGCATCTCGATGAACTTTTCTCCGTAATCAGGATTCTCAGCGTTCAGGGGCACGGTTGCGCCATAGACGATGGGCTTGCCCACATTGACTCCGCTGGTGCATTCGATCTGCACCTGGGCATAGGTATCTGCCTGCTGAGCAGACGACAGGTCGATTTCTACCGGCAGTTCGATGAACTTCAGGTCGTTCTGCACGGCGACACTGCGGTACTCCCATGCATAGTCAAGGCCGCCGGACTCGAGCATCTGGACGAGTTCAACGGACTTCGGGCGGATCTGAAGGGTTCCGTCCGGCTGGGGATCGGTTGCGTCGATGGTCCAGACGCCGTCAGCCTCGCTCGCGGTAATGGCACTATTGGCACCGACGGTGTTGTCGAAGATGGTATCATCGTTGTAGTAGAACTCCGCAAGCTGGATCACCATCGGCGTGCGGTAGCCGCACGGGTCGAGGTTGGGGTCTGAGAAGGCCCACTTGACATCATCCTTCTGGAGAATCTCATACCAGTTGTCCGCACTTACTTCATCGGCATACAGGCTGTCATCCGTGTAGCAGAGGACCATTGCGTTGTTCGCAAAGGTGGCATACCAGTCGGCATCGTCCGGGACCATGAGACAGGGAATGAGTGAGTAGTCTGCCGAGGCAAGGACGTCGGCATCCTTGTCGAGTTCGGTAATATCCTTGACAATCTTGGTACTGCCACCCGCATAGAGCAGGACGTCAGCTTCAGGATACTTCGATTCGAATGCCTGTTCCATCTGTTCGAACGGGCTGGTCAGGCTTCCGGCATGGAAGACCTTCACCTGCACCTGTTCCGCAGGTGCTGCAGTTGTTTCGGCAGGTGCCGCTGTCGGTGTGGTTTCGGCAGTGGGTGTTGCCCCGCTGTCCGTTGAGGTACAGCCGCACAGGAAGACGGCTGCCAAAAGAACGGCACCAACAAGAACCAATGAAATCTTTTGACTCATATGGGTAATTAAAACGCAGACACATTTATGTC is a window from the Methanovulcanius yangii genome containing:
- a CDS encoding ABC transporter ATP-binding protein, with translation MIEFDGVSLKLGEFSLQDVSLHIHRGEYFFIIGPSGAGKTVLLEAIAGLHKPDDGRILLRHNDVRNTPPEERRISLMYQDYSLFPHMTVEENISFGLKMQQVPPEKSKERVCEIMERFGITALAHRLPRTMSGGEQQRVALARALVVEPDVLLLDEPLAALDPLTRDFFIIELARIREEYGLTVVHVSHSREEALRLATRVAVIIDGHLVAEGTREEIFSAPPIREVARFVGMENIFDGSVESVAEGYVTIRSGECLLRAPDRGFHEGDAVAACIRAHEVRISPVPPPGREENIISGRIISMLSDGAMVRMTLETPFFPVIADVHRSKVIRHDLKEGMQISLWCPADAVVAAPLLNADGSQS
- the wtpA gene encoding tungstate ABC transporter substrate-binding protein WtpA is translated as MSQKISLVLVGAVLLAAVFLCGCTSTDSGATPTAETTPTAAPAETTAAPAEQVQVKVFHAGSLTSPFEQMEQAFESKYPEADVLLYAGGSTKIVKDITELDKDADVLASADYSLIPCLMVPDDADWYATFANNAMVLCYTDDSLYADEVSADNWYEILQKDDVKWAFSDPNLDPCGYRTPMVIQLAEFYYNDDTIFDNTVGANSAITASEADGVWTIDATDPQPDGTLQIRPKSVELVQMLESGGLDYAWEYRSVAVQNDLKFIELPVEIDLSSAQQADTYAQVQIECTSGVNVGKPIVYGATVPLNAENPDYGEKFIEMLITETGNDIMASQGQPPIIPAGGYGDVPEGLLPYVELL
- a CDS encoding ABC transporter permease; its protein translation is MMKGDQSWWPSFRSSHRLPDACLISFALTGSLIVVITLLAILSLAVPEFGDISHLLQVAAQERVVDSILLTMGAGLNAVLILLVFGIPLAYILARMNFRGKGIVESLVDLPLMLPHTIAGIMVYLLFMERGIIGAPLASAGIFFEDAYPGIVVAMVFVSSPYLINSVREGFENVPLHIENVARTLGASRFQAFARVVLPLSVRHIYSGAILAWGRAIGEFAAIIMIAYYPMVISTVIYYTFTTHGIKESRSVAFVFLIVCLAVFAVLRFLTRFMGKYDDRI